The genomic segment tacatcctaattctatgttttcctttattcatttttgaataaaatccctttttgtgtcacttttcttctcatgcacaacatgggtcaaaaatgacccatatccattttttagctaagtagcttgctaaactaaccacttatctaacttcttggctgagcAGTTaacttagtagcttgctaagctaactacttagttaacttcttggctaagtagttagcttagcaagctacttagccaagcagttagctatgtaataatacaaaaactttttttcttcataaagtatgagaggcaaaatggaaataatgatctgttgttatcaaaaactaataaaaactacaaaacagtctatttgcacgcAAAttgaaaatagtaatagttttcattgtagaaagaaaattcacattttaaaaatggtctagaaacataaatggcacactgtgaaagctcctatgattgaactttaactggctttctcagcttgtcaacatatcatatataaataaagttattactgtaaataaaatatgtctattttcaataaatagatggactccagagggttaatctggCAGATAAAGTGACTGCCTACTTAGATTCTACATAAAAACAAGCTTATAAAACACGAGGCCTTGTTACAGAATTAAACTTCTGTCTGTGATTCTACTTTctgatgttgtttttattacttaTGCTATAATGATATTCTTACGTTCGTCCTGTGGGGAGAAATTTAGACTTAACGATCCTCATCCAGCTCAGCTTCTATCCAGGGACCAGTAGTGTGAAATGCATGActcaagtatttccattttatcttcatttatccttctactttactacattatGGAGGTCAATATTGGTACTTTCTACTCCTCTGTATTAACCTGGCAGATAAAGTGACTGCCTACTTAGATTCTACATAAAAACAAGCTTATAAAACATGAGGCCTTGTTACAGTTTAAACTTCTGTCTGTGATTTGGGACTCGTTACCTTGACGACATGCATCTGGATCTACTGAAAAGAGTCTTCAAGTCTTTTATAGGAGCTTGTTTTCACAAATTAAAGTATTAACAGTATACTGCTTAATATTTCTGcttgcatcaatacaaatacgAGTTGATTCTACTTTCTGATGtcgtttttattaatttcttatgCTATAATGATGGTCTTACATTAGgatatttttactgaagtaaaccTAGGGTAGAATTTCTACTTTTTAATACTTAACACCCCCTAGTAAGCATTgagcaaaaatataaatatctaaaaaataaatgttttaagtggtttaaaacacactaaaaagctacattttcaagtttttaaGTGTGTAAGTACTGTATTTGTCACCAATTATAATTGAAATGCTAACAGGAGGAGTTTTTGTACCAACAATTAAATGTTCATATAACTATACTGTctacaaattttaaaataaagcttTGCCTCATAATTTTATATtggagtattgatactttttaatCTGCATATAAAGGATCTGAATTCTACAACTGACAGGGACAGCAcatgttattattttgtatattgtattattatatggtCATGCTAAAGCTAAAGCTAATATCTTAGCACCCATTATTAACAGTTTTTGCCTctatttcttcctttttatttttttgcattgatgTAATATCTTGCAGAACTCATAAATAAAGAATTTGGAAATCAGGTAATTTCCTTCATTGATCTAAAATCCAGGGCTGTGAAAGTTTTTATTAATCACCAGTGGCAAATCAATACTTAAATTGGACTCCTTTGCAGGTTCCAATGCTGGGAAACATCCATTAAACTGTTCTTGATCTATAAACTGAATCCCAACCAGTCGACAGGGGCATTACTCTgtagttgacctttgaccccaatgCATCAGCAGGcaagtgatttttaaaaaacatttttttacaaaagataaatcaGGTTTTATGTGCAATAATTGCATGGAATGCCATTTAAACAagttaaattgttattttttaagcaaatattcagtgtaactGATTCATTAAGATCTTTTGTATCATAGTTatttgtcttattattattatttgtctaggatatttaataaaacagtttccattatttaaaaaaggcttcTGAGACAAAGACATAAGTTTAgacatcttttattttggtcattatgttttaCATGACATAATGCATGTTCAGGGATATAACAATGTTGCTGgtagtttgtgtttgtatgacAGTATTCTGGTGACTTATTTCATTATAACGGTCAATTTGACCATTACCATTTCACAATATTCAAGTCACATACAAGGATAACAGTTACAACATGTTGCACAGAAAGTATTTGTGTACTTTTAATAAGATTATTGGTCacccaaacaaaaacaaacaggtacaaaaaaaacaaaaaaacaaaaaaaaaagaaaccagacAAACACTAAGAATCACCAGTTGAAGTCAATATAAAAGGAGaagtagaaaaagaaaaagtcaggaCACAACACAGTTATAACACCTCAATTTCACAtgatgtctccattacaaaagcTCACTGGTAACTTTGTGGATTGCTTCCCCCATCCCTGATCACCTGTTTTTATAAATTAGTTTTCCTTCTTCTAAGCACCTATTTCTTGTAGTTTTCAAGTCGAGATGCGACTATTCCTCAAAAAAAGGGTGAACTGCCTGTCGGTtttgtttgaggaaaaaaaaattaacagggAGTTTACTTTAGTTTGAGAAATAGATGGCAAATTTAGTTGGTTGGCTTTTTGGGAACTACTCTATCAACCTATCACGTTGAGGCAATGAGGAACCCGGAGAAGGAGCAGTGGACGTTCTCGGCAGCGAAGACACCGTTGGCGTCCTCGTCGGGGATCTGGACGTAGACGGTGTCCTGCTCGTCGAGCAAGAGGACGGCGCTACCGGACATCTGGTCCAGGAAGCCCTTGTTGTACTCATCGTAAGTGAACATAACGGGCTGGCCGTTCTTGTACAGAGCCACCAGGGCATGAGCTCCATTAACGTGGATGCTGTAGGAGAAGTAGTAGACTCCTGGAACTTGGCATGTGAAGATGCCGGTCTCGGGGTCATAGTGGCTCTCGGCGTTGTACACGATCTGGTCGAACTTGATGGGGGTGCCGGCGGCGGGGTAGGGGGTGGCCAGAGATGCAGTGAAAGCAGACATGGGGGACTTGACCATGACCTCGCTCATTCCCATGCCCTTCTCAAAGACAACCTCGCCAGGAGGTCCAGGGGGACCAGCGGGGCCAGCGGGGCCGGGCTCTCCATCAGCACCGTTGTCACCGGGCAGACCAGGGGGTCCCTGGGGGCCGGGGACACCCTTGGCAGCCAGACCAGCGGGGCCAGAGGGACCAGGCAGACCGGGGTGTCCCTTAGCGCCAGGAGTACCTGCAGCGCCCTGAGGACCAGTGGGTCCTCTGGCACCGGGAGCACCATCAGAACCAGATGGGCCTGTCTCACCTGCACGGCCGGGGTGACCTTTGGGTCCAGCGGGGCCGGGGATACCGGGGGCACCGGGGGTACCGGGGGCACCTACATTGCCTTTGTCACCGGTGGAGCCAGTGGCTCCTCTGGGGCCGGGGGGACCAGCTGCGCCGGGGTAACCCTGCTTGCCTGCGAAACCCTGAGCTCCCTGATCTCCCTTGTTTCCCTTAGCTCCCTGAGGTCCGCTTGGACCGGTATCACCTTTGTCACCAGCAGCACCGGGCTCACCTGGGAAACCTCTGGCACCCTGAGGTCCAGAAGGACCACCTGGGCCAGTAGCACCAGTAGCACCAGTATATCCTGTTGGACCCTGATCACCCTTTGCACCTGTTGCGCCGGTGGCACCTgtagctcctctctctcccttctctccATTTGCACCTGGCTTTCCGTATCCGGGGACTCCGGGGGCGCCGGTGGCTCCAGCGGGTCCCTGGTGGCCTTTAGGGCCAGATGGGCCGGGCATACCGGGGGCACCGTTATCACCTGGTTTACCTGGCATACCTACACCTGGGGCACCAGTGTGTCCCTTGGGTCCCTGTGGTCCCATGGGACCTGATGCACCATCTCTACCTGGGCTACCTGACTTTCCTGGCTCACCGGGCATACCGGTCTTTCCTGGCTTTCCAACTCCAGCCTCACCTGGTGCTCCAGGTGCACCTGCGGGTCCTTCAGGTCCTGACTCACCCTGAGGTCCTTGCACTCCAATACCTCTATCACCCTTAGAACCAGGCAGACCAGGAATACCTGGATGTCCCTTCAGACCGGTTTCTCCTCTTGGTCCCATTGGTCCAGGCAGACCAGAAGGTCCAGGCTTGCCAGTTGCAGAGAGGCCAGCGGGTCCGGGGCTTCCAGAGGATCCAGGGGCGCCTCGTGGTCCCTGAGAGCCAGGGGCACCGGTGTCTCCCTTCTCACCAGGTGCTCCATTGCTGCCAGGTTTACCAGGTCCACCTGGGGATCCAGGCTTGCCAGCAATGGAGCGACCAGGAGCTCCAGGAGCTCCAGGAGGTCCTTGGGGTCCTTCAATGCCTTCAGCGCTCTCACCTGGGGGGCCAGGAGGGCCAGCAGGTCCCTCGGGGCCAGGCTCACCTGGAGCACCAGGCTCACCTGCCACTGACACCACTGTGGAGACAGAAGTCCATCATCAGAACCAGAACAAGAACTAAAGTCAGAACTGCTGACTATGTTTAGTCAGAAAGGAATTGTAAGTATTTTCTATTAAAAGGGACAAAAAGTACAAGAACATGGATGTATCTGAGTTTGTTTTAGTATGAATGAGTTTTTGTATTATGTTGACTTGCAACCTGATTGTTCAACAACCAGGTTGCATTATGGGAGGATTCACACATTTGAAGAGAAATgctgaaataataaatgttacAATCAGTCGTTGCTCTTGTCTGTTTCACCAAAGAGTTAAAAAGATGGATGCATTATAacatgatttactgattggttgAATTGTTCAATGATATTTGATTCCTGGAGGTGGAGCAAGTTTTTATTCCAAGAACACAATATTGTAGTTTTGAGGTTTGTCCACATTGTGCTGATTCACTGGTGCAGTTTTGggaaatccttttttttctctttgcaaatcctttaaaataaatgttaaagtctctgatttattttgaaaaacattcaaattatatatttatttattatctaagaatgtatttaattgttatgtataaaatgtataaaatacacatttataaattttaatattttgttttaaatcatgTGTTTGATAGCTATTATTACACTGTGCCGGTCAAAGAGCTTTCAGAAGCTGTTTGTGACTTGTTTGTCAAACAGAAGGTCTAAATGAGAaggagttatttttttatttgcagccTTAATGTGGTCACATGTGTTTGAGTAAAAAAGGCTCACTCCTTGGCAGCTGAAGCCAAGTTTGGATAAAGCCAAACAGATGTTTCTACTTCTGTGTGAAGCAGGCACACCCAAGCAAACCACACTGCTGGGTGACTGGACTGTAATTGTCAGTGTCAACCTAAAAATAATTCACTAACAGCTActttgacaaataaaaatagtatGTTGATTCACACAAAAgcaaca from the Centropristis striata isolate RG_2023a ecotype Rhode Island chromosome 16, C.striata_1.0, whole genome shotgun sequence genome contains:
- the col10a1a gene encoding collagen, type X, alpha 1a, encoding MLSFLCKMDLRVACIFGLMVALAAAHGKGYVVKKVVKAAPQYQPYSVKSHVVSVAGEPGAPGEPGPEGPAGPPGPPGESAEGIEGPQGPPGAPGAPGRSIAGKPGSPGGPGKPGSNGAPGEKGDTGAPGSQGPRGAPGSSGSPGPAGLSATGKPGPSGLPGPMGPRGETGLKGHPGIPGLPGSKGDRGIGVQGPQGESGPEGPAGAPGAPGEAGVGKPGKTGMPGEPGKSGSPGRDGASGPMGPQGPKGHTGAPGVGMPGKPGDNGAPGMPGPSGPKGHQGPAGATGAPGVPGYGKPGANGEKGERGATGATGATGAKGDQGPTGYTGATGATGPGGPSGPQGARGFPGEPGAAGDKGDTGPSGPQGAKGNKGDQGAQGFAGKQGYPGAAGPPGPRGATGSTGDKGNVGAPGTPGAPGIPGPAGPKGHPGRAGETGPSGSDGAPGARGPTGPQGAAGTPGAKGHPGLPGPSGPAGLAAKGVPGPQGPPGLPGDNGADGEPGPAGPAGPPGPPGEVVFEKGMGMSEVMVKSPMSAFTASLATPYPAAGTPIKFDQIVYNAESHYDPETGIFTCQVPGVYYFSYSIHVNGAHALVALYKNGQPVMFTYDEYNKGFLDQMSGSAVLLLDEQDTVYVQIPDEDANGVFAAENVHCSFSGFLIAST